In the Drosophila teissieri strain GT53w chromosome 3R, Prin_Dtei_1.1, whole genome shotgun sequence genome, ATcctccgccagcagcagcagcatcaacaacgCCTGTcccccgccgccgcccacGCCGCACCAAGTCAAtcccgccagcagcagcagcactccGCCTCATTCCAATTCCCAGCATCcgaatccgcatccgcaccaccacccactgccgcACCACCCACAGTACCAGAACCACCAGCACAGGCGCGGCAGCAGCTCCAGTCACACCAGCCACGCGGAAAACTCAAGCGGCTTGGCCACGAAACCGGCCATCAATTTGCTGGCCAATCATCTGCAGGCCAACTACTTTGAGTTCCCGCCCACCGCTCCTGCCCAGGCGTCGTTGCACCACAGCGGGCGCACCGCAGTCTCCACGCCGTCCCTGAActtgcagcaccaccaccaccagcagcagcagcagcaccccTGCACCACAGCCGGTGGTCAGTACAGCTCGGCAGTTGCCAGAGCGGCTGCCTCCACGGCCTGCGCGCTCCTTGCCACGTGCCACGTGTCCAGGGATCCCGATCAGGACTGCGCCCGACATCTGCAATCCCCCCTCACTCACCAGATACACCAGCCTCAGAAGCCGGAGTACCTGCAGCCGACCGCAAGCAAAATGGGGCGACGCGAGATAAAGCGCTCTAATACCAGTGGCTCCACCACCAGATCCTACGACAGCGGAAGCGGTGAGTAGTccatgcactgagaaaaaccgCCAAGCACTGTGCAATTACCTGTGCTTGGACGTCGTGATCATTATAGCTGCTTGAAGGTTGTATATTACATTACAACTTATACATTGTTGTTTAGAAAGCCTTTTTCAATTCCACTCGGAGTTTTGTAAACCATTTTATGATCTTTAAGCGGTTTATataattcattaattatttGGAATACATTATTCTATTGCATCGCCAGCTTCTAAATCATGTGCCAAACTCTACTGCCATTGTGCAGTATGCCAGCAAAAAATGGATAAAATATTCGTAAAAGAAGAAACCACaatagtaaaagaaaagataaaataaaaaacagataGCTATTTCGAAAAGATATCAGTTTTAGTCAGTTTTTGGGCTCTTTCGCCTAATCACATAAATAAGTAGGGATTTTTGCTGAAAAGGCTTTAGGAAACCAAGTGCTGTGCAGTTAATTCCTGCCAAACGTAAGCCCATCATGGATGCCCTCAACAAAATACTTCAGAAACGGATCCATTCAGCTGAACACAACTCGAAAAAGgggaggtgggcgtggcactgcgTAATCGCCTTACGTCCTGCGATTGGGGCTGAATACCACGGGAAATGACATTAGGCTGGCAAATTAACTCAGCGGAGATTTGTTGTCAAGCTGTCGCTGTCCTGCTTTGTTCCTTTATCTGGGACCTTCTTTCGAGAGGTGTTGGGGTAAAGGAGTAAAGCTGGCGATGGAAAAGAATTAAATTAGGACAGGGAAAACCTTCAGTTGCGACCATCAATTGCGCGGAAATTAGTTTCTAGACGTGCAACTGGTTACTCAGTAGTTTACAATTATTCAGGAATTTGTGCAATTTATCTTCAATTATGTGTAAAGTGATTCAGAAATTTGaatcaatttgaaaaaatatacaaagaaCAGTCATTCCTTCGCCCTTTGAAAGACAGAAAGGTATGCGAACAATAGGTaactttaattataaataaaaaccaccGAGTTTGGTTAGttcaatacattttctttaataatttggGCCAGCCCCACTGGCAAAGCCGACTAGAAgttattgattattttatatgtGAGTTCCAGGACTAATCCGGGGATCCTAAGGGTGCAAATGGGGCTTTCGAATCGCGAGGCTCGTGAAGCAGGCAAATTTGCAATGCATATGTGGACACATGTGGGCACATGTGGGCACATGTGGACACAATGACATCTTCGTTCGTTTCCTAGGAGCAGGTGGAGATAATAGTAGAGATGCTTTCGCTGCAGCCGTGGTGGTGGAAACAGTCGTACTGGGAGCCAATATTTCTTTGAGAGCAGCAGAGCCTCGAGGCCCGTTGGCACTTGCTGTTTTCCTGGTAGCCGATGTCCTGGGGAAACTGGAAGGGGTCTGCAAGGGAGGCGGGATTCGAATGGCGGTCTGTGAATGGCGGACGTGGTTTTGCGGTTGCTCTGCCAGCCTTACCTTTCCTGGAGGACGGACGACGGCCTGGTATGGGTGGAGTAAACACGGGGGGTGAGAATCCGGCTAGGGGCACGAGTTCAGCTGCAATTAAGAGGCATCAGCATGTAAACCATGGGCAAAGGTGCAAGTTGGTGGGTGCTCGATGGTGTATGATTATGTTTGCGTGCACTTTCGCCAATTGGGAGCCTCTGTTTGTGAGCTCCATTAATGAACAACGCTCTGGAGTTTGGGCTTTAATGAacaactgcagctggagcCCAAACACCGCGATATAGAATTCGTTTTTTGTGAATTAGTTGAGTTTTCTTGCGTTTGCgtattaatttcattattctAACATTTCAAgacattttgatttatttaccaCTTGTAAGAaaagtattttgtttttctgcaatttaaagttactAAAGCGCAAGGAACAACACTGTTTAAGAAAAAAGTTACtaagcaaaaaatatattaccaaAAGTAGGTACTGAAAGTACAAATAGGATGCCAATCTTTCGTGCTAAGTTAAATTCGCTTAGTCAACACATCATTCGGTTCTGTGTACGGCTACATGCATGTGCCAATTACGGAGGAACAAGATACATAATTATATCCTTCAGTGTGTTTCCAAAACAATACAGCTGCAATTGGATTTGCAGGTGTAAATTGTGTTCTGCGGCACGTTATAGACGGCCAATTAAAAGATATGGCATCAATGGCCAGTGGACTGCTGGCAGCTGGTTAATTGATATGGCTAAAGGGATTGtgtaattgcaattgaattggGAGCGGATTACATGTCTGGACACTCGATTGGCAACCAATTAAACAAACATATTCAAGTAGTAAGGGCAAACggatcaattttaatttggtttttggatgTAACGAAATGAATGCGAGAAGTGAGAGCacaactgaaaaaatatacgtatatagCAGTTGGAAACCAAACCCTCTGTTAGTTGTGTCCTTCACCGGTTTATGGAAGCTTTAAtaaagagaagaaaaacataaaaggaTGGTACAGTCGAGTGTCCCGACTGTGAGATACCCGTTACCGTAACTACGCACCTCTAGAAATCTCCACATTACTCATAATGGTTAAAGGTAATTTGCAGGGTagcaacatttaaattgggCCTAGCACATTGACCTTTACCCATACGAGTAACGAATATATAAGCATAGCTAATCAGCATTTGGGTGCTCTTCAGTGgtaaatttttaaagtttaattatttatgacaGCCTTTTAGTGATACTGTTATGCATTAAGATTCGGAAAATTGTTATGAAAACATAAATGCATCTAAAATGCTAAGCCGAAAGGTGTATATTTACAAAAGCCACAACTTAAtctatgtttaaaataaattaagcttGCGTTTGAGACAATTTGAGCAAGTCTGTGGATCAATTCAGTGCTCATTGGTAGGCGTCCAGGACCTTGGTGAGCGCACCTTGCTTCACGCCTTCATCGGCGCACGGGTTGATGTCCCAGAAGGCTCCATGGCATCCGAACTCCTCGAAGCAGTTGTACCGCACCTTCTTGTTCTCGCCCGTGCAGCAGTTGACGATCGCCCACACGCACTTGCTGACCTTGGGCTCACTTTCAGCCCCCACTGAGGGTGGGGCCGGCCTTGAATTGGGCCGGACGGTGGGAAGGCCCACAACGGGGCTCCGGGTGGGTGGAGGCCGGGGGAGAGCGTTCGCCGGTCGCCACGATGGTGCCGATGGTGCCTCTGGTGCCGACTGTGCCGACGGTGCCGACGTCACTATTCAAAAAAGTTGGTAAGAGGTCAGGTCGATTGGAAAGATAAAGCGATAGTAAGAGACagcaaattgattgattgtgGTGGTTAGCAGGCGAAGCCCTATGTTAATCACGTTTCGAATGGGTCCGGTCATTTTCAATACTTCAATATACATGAGAACCATGCTTTTAACTGATCCTTACTTAAATGATCTAAAGGTGTATAGCTCAACTTACCGAAATCGCTATCGTTCACTTGAAATACTGGACTGGGAGTAGTGGTAGACGAACGGTTGTAGATTGAGTTATCCGCATCGGCTTGATTCGAATTGTGAAATAAGTCGAATTCACCTCTAGAATTAACTGAGTCTGGTATTGGGATATTCTGTTGGACCTGATTCTTACGATTCGGGGGCCCCACAAGATGGGGCTTCTTACCCTTCACAGAATACCGAATACTGAAATGGTTTGAGGGAATAATCATGTAAGAGTTTTTCCATGCCACTGCATCTGCATTCTTCTTACTGCGAATAGGATAATGGCGGCACCCATTTCACATGGGGAATGCCGTAATACAGGAGAACTTTCTCATAACTTTCAGGGACCTCTCGTCGCTGACGACTGTGGTACTTCTTGGGATGCTTGGCCAGCCACTCTTCCTTGATGGGTTCCGCCAGTTGTGCAGCCTCAACTTTGCTGGGCGGGAGAGCCTTGAGGTCCTCCTCCAGGACGATCGGCTTGTCTGGCAGAATATCGAAAAGGATCTGGTCCTCCTTCTTTTCTGCCACTTGCTTCGCATGATGGTGGCGCGTCCGCTTGTGCTTCTTGTGGTGACTAGGActtgtttcggtttttgttggATCTATACGAAaggtaatataatatatattagaCATAAACTCGCAGCAATGGCAGAGTTCTTAAATATGAAACTACCAGATTGGTTTGCAATATAAGTTCCTCCACTCTTCTTACCATAATCCTCGCTGACGAAGTCCTCCTTGTACATGATAACCGGATGATCCTCCTGCATGACACCGTTCACTATTTTAACCTTATGGATCTGCCAAAAGGGAGATTGTTAGGAACGCCGGATTGGATTTCACGCTCGACCCGAACACAAACCTCCACATTGTCGGCATCGGGCGGAATGATGGCCAAGTCGCCCTCGTCCTCTGTCGAAGGACGACCGGTGGTCCGGGCCACCAGGCAGAGCAGCAGGACAAACAAGAGAGCCGGAAGTCTGCGGCTGGTGCTGCCACTGGACAGCGAAGTTCGATTCATCTCCTTCGGTTGGCTGGCGGGTCTGCAATTGGCAGCCAGCAAAGATTGTGCATTAGTTCAACTTTGTTCCTGCAGTTCAATCTCAATTTTGTACTTGGCTACTCCCCCCGTccccaaaaaacacaaaaacattcCCCTGAAACCCAAAACTCAAACACACATCAGGCAGGACAACCGCCGTTGGCAAAGTTTTCAAGTTGTAAATTTTGTTGCGGTATCGTTTTGGCTTCAGGCTTCTGGCATCGGGATCAGGAtctggtttggcttggtttgcCCCGGCGTGGTTTTGGggtttgttttaaattagaCATCAAGTTGAGTTCAATTTTTCTTGGCTTTTGCTCCGTTCTGCTCTGCGGCAAACTTTTGAATTACTTTCGTTGGCTttctgttttgctttttatccCCCACTCGCCATCCCgattctttattttattttatttcattttgttctatttctttttatatttaatttattttttctcgGGCACTTCGGAGCTGCCAGTCGTAACCCAATGAGGTCCTGTTCCCTGAGCGTTTTCAAGCGGAAAAACTTGTTCGACACCGCACACAATGGCTAAGCACTCTAGCCTTTTAATATTCCAAAGCCCACTATTCCTGTGCTATTCCTCTTGCTCAAACTAACCGGCTGCTTAATCGATACAAATTCTTTTCCTCTACTTCCGATTGTGTTCTTACACTTTGAATGTTGGAATCTGACTGCAGCAAATGTCTAAATGTGCTTTTCTATAAGTGGAATAATACAGCACAGATGGCGTTTTCAATATCGATGTCTCATTTTCTCAGCTGCGATAAGTGAATGCCTTCAATTTGGCAAACAAGATATCACCGAGCTTCTACGTCATAACTAAAATGACAATACGAATTCTTAAGAATTGTTATAAAAAATAACGTTATTTCACCATAATTTCCCTGACAGCTGTGCTATTTTCAGAGTGCAGTGTTCAAAAACCATTTGAATCATTGGTACACATTGTAGTTGTTGACTTTTTAGTATTAAATGTTCGTTTTGCTATTCTTGGCTTATGAAACTTTCTTATCAAAGTAAGCATTTTGTTGATTCCTATTTCCCTTTTGGTGGCTGGCTCGTCGGatcattttctttattaacTAGAACATTTGAAACAGTCTTCCCCGCTAACAAGACAACCAATTAGAGAAGAAAAAGCATTGCCTTACCAGCTGGGGAGAAAACCTGAAACCGTAGGAATCCATCTAGTGGATATTGGAGGGAAACGAAGTGGCGTGGAAAGACGGATGATTTATAGGCTATGCTGGATCATAAATCATCCGAACCAGCCATCAAACTCAACATTCCGCATGAAAATCGGATTTTTAAGTTGTTTATGTGTAATTGAAAATTTCTTTAcgtgcaaatttaatttgcacgTAATAATTACCAAactgtttgcatattttgcccCAACAATTTTGCGGTGACTGCTTAACTCTAATTTGTTGTGAATCAGAGGGAGAACACCAGGGGCAGCTCCAATGCgaataaaccaaaataaaaatggcaaaatgcaTTTCCCTCTTCcggcagcagctgttgctcaTAAAAGTATGCTAACTGATTCGGCGATGCAACTCCACACACACTGTGCATATccccaactcacacacacacagccaatTTTATCGAAATCCTGGGCAATGGGGTGCTGAGCCACACAAGTAACCCTGTTTACTGAAGCTTAAAATATTGGGTCAGGACACGACCGGCAAGAGCAGAAGAGCCTGAACAGCACTAAAACTCGATTCCCAAATTTGTGAATAGCCAACGGAAATTGTAAGTTTGTTGGGGAATAGCCACCCCCATTTGTTGCTACAACAACGGCAATTCGAGCGTGCCACAAGTGGCCGATGTATAAATGAGCATGGAAAACAAGCTGGCGAAAAAGAGAAACGAAAGCGGGGGGTGCTGCATCAtacatatgaatatgaaaataggaaaataacAGCACCAAGCTCACATGATGCTTTCCTCTTTACTGTCCATAGAAttccttttaaatattcaatttaaatatatcaCTGACAGTGGGAACGATACCAAAAAGTTCGCACCTAATTGGTTTTCTGTGAAATATTCTATATTCAGtttggatgttggatgtttTTTACAATGACCGCAATTTTCGGACATTGACAGCTTGTCGACTTTCGtattattttcagtttttttagCTCTCAGTAATCCAATTTGCTGGGCTATATGTTGGCTACTTTTTAGCAGCCCTGCCTAATTGGATTTAGTTGATGCGATGAAAAGGGGAATAGCCCATCAAAGTTTCGGTAAACAAACACCGCTGACAAGCCGGAAAATCAGCTCGACCATTATGAATGAAATGCCATATGAAATACAACGCttttaattaagccaaaaCCCAACGGTGCATTATTCATAGCACGATTGCTGTCCACCGacaatttcaataattataTGCAAAGTCCTTGCAGCTCTCACCTCAGCGCACAGTCGGTGGCACTGCAGCGACCATTTGCAGCGCCTCACAAAGGCAAACTTAATTTGAAGAGCATGTGCCACAATAAAGTCCTTTCCCGAATCCTGCCACCCACATCGACACCAGTGGCACCTTGTTCCATATACGGTCCCTTTTCAGCAGGCCAC is a window encoding:
- the LOC122620974 gene encoding uncharacterized protein LOC122620974 isoform X2 — protein: MNRTSLSSGSTSRRLPALLFVLLLCLVARTTGRPSTEDEGDLAIIPPDADNVEIHKVKIVNGVMQEDHPVIMYKEDFVSEDYDPTKTETSPSHHKKHKRTRHHHAKQVAEKKEDQILFDILPDKPIVLEEDLKALPPSKVEAAQLAEPIKEEWLAKHPKKYHSRQRREVPESYEKVLLYYGIPHVKWVPPLSYSHIRYSVKGKKPHLVGPPNRKNQVQQNIPIPDSVNSRGEFDLFHNSNQADADNSIYNRSSTTTPSPVFQVNDSDFAELVPLAGFSPPVFTPPIPGRRPSSRKDPFQFPQDIGYQENSKCQRASRLCCSQRNIGSQYDCFHHHGCSESISTIISTCS
- the LOC122620974 gene encoding uncharacterized protein LOC122620974 isoform X1 translates to MNRTSLSSGSTSRRLPALLFVLLLCLVARTTGRPSTEDEGDLAIIPPDADNVEIHKVKIVNGVMQEDHPVIMYKEDFVSEDYDPTKTETSPSHHKKHKRTRHHHAKQVAEKKEDQILFDILPDKPIVLEEDLKALPPSKVEAAQLAEPIKEEWLAKHPKKYHSRQRREVPESYEKVLLYYGIPHVKWVPPLSYSHIRYSVKGKKPHLVGPPNRKNQVQQNIPIPDSVNSRGEFDLFHNSNQADADNSIYNRSSTTTPSPVFQVNDSDFVTSAPSAQSAPEAPSAPSWRPANALPRPPPTRSPVVGLPTVRPNSRPAPPSVGAESEPKVSKCVWAIVNCCTGENKKVRYNCFEEFGCHGAFWDINPCADEGVKQAELVPLAGFSPPVFTPPIPGRRPSSRKDPFQFPQDIGYQENSKCQRASRLCCSQRNIGSQYDCFHHHGCSESISTIISTCS